The Dethiosulfovibrio peptidovorans genome has a segment encoding these proteins:
- a CDS encoding ribonucleoside triphosphate reductase (Catalyzes the reduction of nucleoside 5'-triphosphates to 2'-deoxynucleoside 5'-triphosphates), with product MVRHIRKRDGREVPFEADRITKAVMKAAAAVDIHDHQIGEAVTRQAESYLGIFFSRDGSPSVEQVQDLVEKILIEKGYADIAKAYILYRQQHARLRDTRQLLGGAVEMVGQYLNKLDWKVNENSNMSYSLQGLNNYIASEITAQYWLSEIYPPSIREHHMSGDFHIHDLSNLSVYCCGWDLQDLLLSGFTGVSTKIGSRPPKHFRSALGQIVNFFYTLQGEAAGAQAFSNFDTYLAPFVHFDSLSYPEVRQAIQEFVFNLNVPTRVGFQTPFTNITMDLTPPHSFRGWPAVIGGQFIDKTFGEFQTEMDMINRAFAEVMIEGDARGKVFTFPIPTYNVTSDFDWENTTLEPLWEMTAKYGIPYFSNFINSDMDPDDARSMCCRLRLDNRELRKRGGALFGSNPMTGSIGVVTLNMARIGFLAKDEDEFVQRTFDLMDSAQESLSIKRKILEKLTDANLYPYSKFYLRAVKDDSGRYWNNHFNTIGLNGMNEAMLNFLGEDLTSSRAIAFSQKVMEAMKNRMADYQEESGSLYNLEATPAEGVTYRFAKADKDLFGDRIMCANQDSVSQGADPYYTNSSQLPVTATDDIFDALDLQEGLQTVYTGGTVFHGFLGERLPNGASTKKLVRRIAENYRIPYFTITPTFSICPIHGYLSGEHHYCPICAAESQADDEVKVSATPQEEVALS from the coding sequence ATGGTCAGGCACATTCGAAAACGAGACGGCAGGGAGGTCCCTTTTGAAGCTGATCGGATCACCAAGGCGGTCATGAAAGCCGCAGCTGCTGTTGATATCCATGACCATCAGATTGGAGAGGCCGTGACCCGTCAGGCCGAGTCATACTTGGGAATCTTCTTCAGCCGGGATGGTTCTCCCTCGGTCGAACAAGTCCAGGATCTGGTGGAAAAAATCCTTATCGAAAAGGGCTACGCCGACATCGCCAAAGCCTATATTCTCTATCGTCAACAACACGCCAGGCTTCGGGACACCCGACAGCTTCTGGGCGGTGCCGTGGAGATGGTCGGCCAATACCTGAACAAACTGGACTGGAAGGTCAATGAGAACAGTAACATGAGCTACTCCCTTCAGGGACTGAACAACTACATCGCATCGGAAATCACGGCCCAATACTGGTTAAGCGAGATATATCCCCCGTCCATCCGGGAACACCATATGTCCGGTGACTTCCACATTCACGACCTGAGTAACCTGTCGGTATACTGCTGCGGATGGGATCTCCAGGACCTTCTTCTCAGTGGATTCACCGGAGTTAGTACCAAGATCGGGAGTCGTCCGCCCAAACACTTTCGCAGTGCCCTGGGGCAGATCGTCAACTTCTTCTATACCCTCCAGGGCGAGGCAGCAGGAGCTCAGGCCTTTTCCAACTTCGACACCTACCTGGCTCCCTTTGTCCACTTTGACAGCCTGTCCTACCCAGAGGTTCGGCAAGCCATCCAGGAATTCGTGTTCAACTTAAATGTTCCGACTCGGGTGGGCTTTCAAACACCCTTTACCAACATCACCATGGATTTAACGCCACCTCACTCCTTCCGGGGCTGGCCTGCTGTGATTGGTGGCCAATTCATAGATAAGACCTTCGGTGAATTTCAGACTGAGATGGACATGATCAACAGGGCCTTCGCCGAGGTCATGATCGAGGGCGACGCTCGAGGGAAGGTCTTTACTTTTCCCATCCCGACCTACAACGTGACCAGCGATTTCGACTGGGAAAACACCACCCTGGAACCTCTTTGGGAGATGACGGCCAAATACGGCATACCCTACTTCTCCAACTTCATCAACTCGGACATGGATCCCGACGATGCCCGCTCCATGTGCTGCCGGCTTCGGCTGGACAACAGAGAACTCCGAAAGAGGGGCGGTGCTCTTTTCGGTTCCAACCCCATGACGGGCTCCATCGGAGTGGTGACCCTGAACATGGCCCGAATCGGTTTTCTGGCTAAAGACGAAGACGAGTTTGTCCAGCGGACCTTCGACCTCATGGACTCGGCCCAAGAAAGCCTGAGCATCAAGAGAAAAATCCTGGAAAAACTCACCGACGCCAATCTCTACCCGTATTCCAAGTTCTATCTCAGAGCTGTAAAGGACGATTCGGGGAGATACTGGAACAACCATTTCAACACCATCGGTCTCAACGGGATGAATGAGGCCATGCTCAACTTTTTGGGAGAAGACCTGACGTCCTCACGAGCCATCGCCTTTTCCCAAAAGGTAATGGAAGCCATGAAAAACCGGATGGCCGACTATCAGGAGGAAAGCGGTTCTCTCTACAACTTAGAGGCTACACCCGCAGAGGGAGTTACCTACCGTTTCGCCAAAGCCGACAAGGACCTCTTTGGCGACCGAATTATGTGCGCAAATCAGGATTCAGTCTCCCAAGGGGCCGATCCCTACTACACCAACTCTTCTCAGCTTCCGGTAACGGCTACCGATGACATCTTCGACGCTCTGGATCTTCAGGAGGGTCTCCAGACGGTGTATACTGGTGGAACGGTTTTTCACGGCTTCTTAGGTGAGCGTCTTCCCAACGGAGCCAGCACGAAAAAGCTCGTCCGCCGAATTGCCGAGAACTATCGGATACCCTATTTCACCATCACGCCGACCTTCAGTATCTGTCCTATTCATGGCTATCTGTCGGGAGAACACCACTATTGCCCCATCTGCGCAGCCGAGTCCCAAGCCGACGATGAGGTCAAGGTCTCTGCGACTCCCCAGGAGGAAGTGGCTCTCTCGTGA
- a CDS encoding hydrolase yields the protein MCWDIEKTQNGGNITRIIDLTHEMAEGMPVYPGTEPPIFRNVATLERDGFSEKKLAFTSHTGTHMDAPAHILPDGATLDALPVDQFMGSAVVVDLRRVGPVVELKDLKPYEERLRQSEYLVCHTGWASFWGQQGYTQGFPVLSPQACVWVASLGLKGVALDAISVDPVESLDLPNHKTILNAKMVIVENLTNLERLPRSVILWCLPLKIADADGAPVRAVALVEP from the coding sequence ATGTGTTGGGATATTGAAAAGACGCAGAACGGAGGAAATATCACGAGGATAATCGATCTCACCCATGAGATGGCGGAGGGAATGCCCGTCTATCCCGGAACCGAGCCTCCCATATTTCGAAATGTTGCCACGTTGGAGAGAGACGGATTCTCGGAGAAAAAGTTGGCTTTTACGAGTCACACCGGGACCCATATGGATGCTCCGGCTCATATCCTTCCCGATGGAGCCACCTTGGATGCCTTGCCAGTGGATCAATTTATGGGTTCGGCCGTGGTGGTCGATCTTCGGAGAGTAGGTCCGGTAGTTGAACTGAAAGATCTGAAACCCTATGAGGAGCGGCTGCGCCAAAGCGAGTATCTTGTGTGTCACACGGGATGGGCTTCTTTTTGGGGACAACAGGGCTACACCCAAGGTTTCCCTGTGCTCTCGCCCCAAGCATGTGTTTGGGTAGCGTCCCTGGGACTCAAGGGCGTCGCTCTTGATGCTATCTCAGTGGACCCTGTGGAGTCTCTGGATTTGCCGAACCACAAGACCATCCTGAACGCCAAAATGGTAATCGTGGAAAACCTCACCAACCTGGAAAGGCTTCCGAGATCGGTGATTCTGTGGTGCCTTCCCCTCAAAATTGCAGATGCTGATGGTGCTCCGGTCCGGGCCGTGGCTTTGGTCGAACCCTAA
- a CDS encoding UMP kinase, with translation MALAYKRVLLKLSGEVLAGQEGFGLDFDAIRNIGVQIAEVSHSGIEIGLVVGGGNFFRGKQAVDEGIERSQADYMGMLGTVINSLALQDVLEKQGIPTRVQTAIQMQEIAEPYIRRRALRHMDKGRVLIFSAGTGSPYFSTDTAAALRAAEIGASCLVKATKVNGIYDSDPMKNPDAVLYSSLTYMEALRQRIEVMDAAAFSLCMENRIPIVVMNVLEEGRLGDFLIRGKKIGTIVSGE, from the coding sequence ATGGCACTGGCGTATAAGCGGGTTCTTTTGAAACTTTCCGGAGAGGTCTTAGCGGGGCAGGAGGGCTTTGGACTGGATTTTGACGCCATAAGGAACATCGGAGTCCAGATAGCCGAGGTCTCTCATTCGGGGATCGAGATCGGTCTCGTCGTTGGCGGTGGCAACTTTTTTCGGGGAAAGCAGGCCGTCGACGAAGGGATCGAACGCTCTCAAGCTGACTACATGGGGATGTTGGGCACGGTGATCAACTCTCTAGCTCTTCAGGATGTTTTGGAGAAGCAGGGCATCCCTACCAGGGTTCAGACAGCTATCCAGATGCAGGAGATTGCCGAGCCCTACATTCGTCGTCGAGCGTTGAGACACATGGACAAAGGGCGAGTGCTCATCTTCTCCGCCGGAACCGGTTCGCCCTACTTTTCCACCGATACGGCTGCCGCTCTTCGTGCCGCCGAGATCGGGGCCAGCTGCCTGGTGAAGGCCACAAAGGTGAACGGGATCTACGACTCGGATCCCATGAAGAATCCCGACGCCGTTCTCTACTCGTCCCTCACCTACATGGAGGCCCTGCGACAGAGGATTGAGGTCATGGACGCTGCGGCCTTCTCCCTGTGCATGGAAAATCGAATTCCCATCGTCGTCATGAACGTCCTAGAGGAGGGGCGACTGGGTGATTTCTTGATTCGGGGGAAGAAGATTGGTACCATTGTCTCAGGAGAGTGA
- a CDS encoding endonuclease gives MRVKKAYVFLVILLLLPTCGAWGVSIGTFNMEYFTLSGKQRYTAEDCRYLAEKIIASGVQVVALQEVDNDKTMERFVSTFLPGWRFSGIDTPSRQDRYFIWHPQEIALEKPVELMDAHKRINWKGKDCLLFRRPPLKGVFREKHTQKTFTMVNVHLRSWGVKNASDTLAALAMNNGLRQAQIVQLNQHVREITGPLFILGDFNSVAVPGANFKLFPLSGDVTYDDLHCTIDHIGYANLWPHINWRIFTVETAIPRRSSRRRQHPDHDMVVLSLSGPCAESP, from the coding sequence GTGCGTGTCAAAAAAGCTTACGTATTTCTGGTTATACTCCTGCTGCTCCCGACATGTGGGGCCTGGGGGGTGTCCATCGGAACGTTCAACATGGAGTATTTTACCCTCTCGGGAAAGCAAAGATATACGGCAGAAGACTGTCGATACCTCGCTGAAAAAATTATCGCCTCAGGCGTCCAAGTCGTCGCCCTCCAGGAAGTCGATAACGATAAGACAATGGAACGATTTGTCTCCACATTCCTGCCTGGATGGCGTTTTTCAGGCATCGACACGCCAAGTAGACAGGATCGCTATTTTATATGGCACCCCCAGGAGATCGCGCTTGAAAAACCAGTAGAACTTATGGATGCGCATAAACGCATCAACTGGAAGGGGAAGGACTGTCTCCTTTTTCGTCGTCCGCCGCTCAAAGGCGTGTTCAGGGAAAAACACACTCAAAAAACCTTCACCATGGTTAACGTTCATCTCAGGAGCTGGGGCGTCAAAAACGCCTCCGACACATTGGCAGCTCTTGCTATGAACAACGGTCTCCGCCAGGCACAGATCGTTCAACTCAACCAACATGTCCGAGAAATCACCGGCCCCCTGTTTATACTGGGGGATTTCAACTCCGTCGCAGTTCCAGGGGCCAACTTTAAGCTGTTTCCCCTCTCGGGAGACGTGACCTACGACGACCTTCACTGTACTATCGACCACATCGGCTATGCCAACCTGTGGCCCCATATAAACTGGCGAATATTCACGGTTGAGACGGCAATACCCCGACGAAGCTCGCGAAGACGGCAACATCCCGACCACGACATGGTCGTTCTGTCACTCTCCGGCCCTTGTGCCGAATCGCCCTGA
- a CDS encoding ribosome recycling factor, producing the protein MSDITTFNLEKKMEKAVEHLKGEFVGIRTGRAHPGLISDIKVDYYGSSTPLKQMATISVPEGRTLVVTPFDKTAMKDVEKAILASDLGVTPQNDGQVIRLNLPELTGERRKELSKMVHKLSEEARVAVRNLRRDCNDFYKKQQGAGDISEDQYHDFLDKIQKITDDHIGKVDAVMKEKEEEIMTKF; encoded by the coding sequence ATGAGCGATATCACCACGTTCAATCTTGAGAAAAAGATGGAGAAAGCGGTCGAACACCTGAAAGGCGAGTTCGTCGGTATACGAACCGGGCGGGCCCATCCCGGCCTGATCAGCGACATCAAGGTGGACTACTATGGGTCGTCGACCCCGCTTAAACAGATGGCTACTATCAGCGTCCCTGAAGGGCGAACCTTGGTGGTGACGCCCTTTGACAAGACGGCTATGAAGGACGTTGAAAAGGCTATCCTGGCCTCAGACCTGGGAGTGACACCCCAGAACGATGGACAGGTAATCCGCTTGAACCTGCCCGAGCTTACCGGGGAGCGCCGGAAAGAGCTTTCCAAGATGGTCCATAAGCTCTCGGAAGAGGCCCGAGTAGCCGTCCGTAACCTTCGCCGAGACTGCAACGATTTCTACAAAAAACAGCAGGGGGCAGGAGACATAAGTGAGGATCAGTACCACGACTTTCTGGATAAAATCCAGAAGATCACTGATGACCATATCGGTAAAGTAGACGCGGTCATGAAGGAGAAAGAAGAAGAGATAATGACTAAATTCTAA
- a CDS encoding sodium:alanine symporter, which produces MDLVDFLLGLVWSPLTPTVIVAVAIYFTIRTRFVQIRRIKEMFLLLFRNSAKTREGIPGIQSFMISVAGRVGTGNVAGVAGAICFGGPGAVFWMCLAAIVGAATSFIESTLAQIYKVRFGDGEFRGGTTFYIDKGLGLPWLAIIFSVFAYFAQGFGFHLPNMASIVSSAKMAFGMNPIIPTVFTAIIFALIVFGGVKRIGIFSDKAVPFMAGLYIVLCFIILIMNISKVPGAINLILSSALNPKSFLGGMLGSAITWGVKRGLYSNEAGLGSATCAAGSSDVAHPAQEGLTQALAVYFDTLLICLIGSVTVLATNSFNVIDGAGNMVVANIPEIESGVLYMQTAFTNNVGSVGGFLLTVCVWFFCFTSIVAMHYYGEVNIVKIFSSKPNAAALFARVVSVIAIFVGGLSYSDFAWAIGDLSLGLMAFINVPVVLILGKYSLITLKDYERQKEEGVAKFTFDPEALGIKGTEPGLWKELGERD; this is translated from the coding sequence ATGGATCTTGTTGATTTTTTGTTGGGTTTGGTGTGGAGTCCGCTAACACCTACAGTAATAGTAGCCGTAGCTATATATTTCACTATACGGACAAGATTTGTGCAAATAAGAAGAATAAAAGAAATGTTTCTGCTTTTATTCCGTAATAGTGCAAAGACGAGAGAAGGTATCCCTGGGATTCAGTCTTTTATGATTTCTGTCGCTGGACGTGTGGGGACAGGCAATGTGGCAGGAGTGGCAGGTGCGATTTGTTTCGGTGGTCCGGGAGCGGTTTTTTGGATGTGTCTAGCTGCGATTGTAGGAGCGGCTACTTCTTTTATTGAGAGTACGTTGGCTCAGATATACAAGGTCCGTTTTGGAGATGGCGAGTTTCGTGGTGGCACAACGTTCTACATTGATAAGGGGCTTGGGCTTCCTTGGTTGGCTATAATTTTTAGTGTGTTTGCTTATTTTGCACAGGGGTTTGGTTTCCATCTACCCAATATGGCATCAATAGTATCGTCTGCAAAAATGGCTTTTGGAATGAATCCAATTATACCAACTGTTTTTACAGCTATTATATTTGCTTTGATAGTTTTTGGTGGTGTTAAAAGAATAGGTATTTTTTCTGATAAAGCCGTCCCCTTTATGGCTGGTCTGTATATAGTTTTATGCTTTATTATTTTAATAATGAATATATCAAAAGTCCCAGGGGCGATAAATTTGATCTTGAGTTCTGCGCTCAATCCAAAATCATTTTTAGGGGGTATGTTGGGTAGTGCAATAACTTGGGGTGTAAAACGTGGATTATACTCAAACGAAGCTGGGCTCGGGAGTGCTACTTGTGCAGCCGGTTCTTCTGATGTTGCCCATCCTGCTCAAGAAGGCCTCACTCAAGCTCTAGCAGTGTACTTTGATACTTTGTTGATTTGTCTTATTGGATCGGTCACGGTTTTGGCTACGAACAGTTTCAACGTAATAGACGGAGCCGGTAATATGGTAGTGGCGAATATCCCTGAAATTGAATCCGGTGTATTGTACATGCAAACTGCTTTTACAAATAATGTCGGCAGCGTAGGCGGTTTTTTGTTGACGGTTTGTGTGTGGTTCTTCTGTTTCACCTCAATAGTTGCTATGCATTATTACGGAGAAGTTAATATAGTTAAAATATTCAGCAGCAAGCCCAATGCAGCAGCTTTATTTGCGAGAGTTGTATCCGTGATTGCGATTTTTGTAGGAGGGCTTAGTTACTCTGATTTTGCTTGGGCTATTGGGGATTTGTCCTTAGGTTTGATGGCATTTATCAATGTTCCTGTTGTTTTAATTCTTGGCAAGTATTCTTTGATTACATTAAAAGATTATGAGAGGCAAAAAGAGGAAGGTGTCGCCAAATTTACATTTGACCCAGAGGCACTGGGGATAAAGGGTACAGAGCCAGGCTTATGGAAAGAGCTAGGCGAAAGAGACTAG
- a CDS encoding anaerobic ribonucleoside-triphosphate reductase activating protein, with protein MILGGLRKTTLIDYPGQIASMVFTRGCTFACPWCHNGGLLDQGEPLDQEMVLSFLKKRRKVIDGVVVSGGEPTMHKDLPQFLALIRDMGLLIKLDTNGSFPDRLEAIFDRSLVDYVAMDVKAPLNELPSVAGVSGYEEQVKQSIHLIMNRAPEYEFRTTFVPGLHDVQSAEGIGRLVSGAKIHYLQYFRPVGTVLDPSYQKTRRCTKEELETYAAAIRPYVGQVICRI; from the coding sequence GTGATCCTGGGAGGGCTCCGAAAGACCACCCTGATCGACTATCCAGGGCAAATCGCTTCAATGGTCTTCACCAGGGGGTGCACATTTGCCTGCCCCTGGTGTCATAACGGCGGCCTTCTCGACCAAGGAGAACCTCTGGATCAGGAGATGGTCTTGAGCTTTCTCAAAAAAAGGCGCAAAGTCATCGATGGCGTCGTGGTCTCAGGAGGAGAACCAACCATGCACAAAGACCTTCCTCAGTTTCTGGCTCTCATCAGGGATATGGGGCTTCTCATCAAGTTGGACACCAACGGAAGCTTTCCTGATCGGCTTGAGGCTATCTTCGACAGATCTTTGGTAGACTACGTGGCTATGGACGTGAAAGCTCCCCTGAATGAACTCCCATCCGTAGCGGGCGTCTCAGGATACGAGGAGCAGGTGAAACAGAGCATCCACCTTATCATGAACAGAGCCCCCGAATACGAATTTCGAACCACCTTCGTCCCGGGACTTCACGATGTTCAATCAGCCGAGGGGATCGGGCGGTTGGTCTCCGGAGCTAAGATACACTATCTTCAGTACTTCCGACCGGTAGGGACCGTCCTGGATCCCTCGTATCAGAAAACCCGCCGATGCACAAAGGAAGAACTGGAGACCTACGCCGCTGCTATCCGTCCCTACGTTGGACAGGTGATATGCAGGATATAG